One Thioclava electrotropha DNA segment encodes these proteins:
- a CDS encoding cupin domain-containing protein, with protein sequence MSYPIAYPDEGIARQVLTENEQMMLVSVRFEAGAEGALHSHPHVQATYCNSGEFRFVLDGAEHVLRAGDSLMIPSGAEHGCVCVEAGELLDCFTPRRDDFL encoded by the coding sequence ATGAGCTACCCGATCGCCTATCCCGATGAGGGCATCGCCCGCCAGGTTCTGACCGAAAACGAGCAGATGATGCTGGTCTCGGTTCGTTTCGAGGCCGGGGCAGAGGGCGCGCTCCACTCCCATCCTCACGTGCAGGCCACCTACTGCAATTCCGGGGAATTTCGATTTGTCCTGGACGGTGCGGAGCACGTGCTCCGCGCCGGGGACAGCCTGATGATACCGTCCGGCGCCGAACACGGCTGTGTCTGTGTCGAAGCGGGGGAGCTGCTCGACTGCTTCACCCCGCGCCGCGACGATTTTTTGTGA
- the kduI gene encoding 5-dehydro-4-deoxy-D-glucuronate isomerase: protein MLSVETRHAIHPDHARTMGTQELREHFLGTGLFAPGEIRLIYTHYDRFTLGGAVPNGAPLTLDVVDETRTATFLDRREMGIVNIGGTGRVSAAGDAWEMGRGDVLYLGMGAGPVTFEGDGRFYLVSAPAHRACPHRLIKLAEANRVELGEAATSNKRVINQFIHPTVMESCQLVLGYTQLVEGSVWNTMPAHVHDRRMEAYLYWGMTPEARVLHLMGEPTETRHMMIANEEAVISPPWSIHSGAGIGEYTFIWAMAGDNVDYTDMDFVQPADLK, encoded by the coding sequence ATGCTCAGCGTAGAAACCCGCCACGCCATCCATCCCGACCACGCCCGCACGATGGGCACACAGGAGCTGCGGGAGCATTTCTTGGGCACCGGGCTGTTCGCGCCCGGCGAAATCCGCCTGATCTACACGCATTACGACCGGTTCACGCTCGGGGGCGCGGTGCCGAACGGCGCGCCGCTCACGCTCGACGTGGTGGACGAGACGCGGACCGCCACCTTCCTCGACCGGCGCGAAATGGGCATCGTGAATATCGGCGGAACGGGACGCGTCTCAGCCGCTGGCGACGCTTGGGAGATGGGGCGCGGCGATGTGCTGTATCTGGGCATGGGCGCAGGTCCGGTGACTTTTGAGGGCGACGGTCGGTTCTATTTGGTCTCCGCACCCGCGCATCGCGCCTGTCCCCATCGCCTGATCAAGCTCGCCGAGGCGAACCGCGTCGAGCTGGGCGAAGCTGCGACCTCCAACAAACGCGTCATCAACCAGTTCATCCATCCCACCGTGATGGAAAGCTGCCAACTGGTGCTGGGCTACACGCAACTGGTCGAAGGCTCGGTCTGGAACACGATGCCCGCGCATGTCCATGACCGGCGGATGGAAGCCTACCTCTATTGGGGCATGACACCTGAGGCGCGCGTGCTGCATCTGATGGGCGAGCCGACCGAGACCCGCCACATGATGATCGCCAATGAAGAGGCCGTGATCTCGCCGCCGTGGTCGATCCACTCCGGGGCCGGGATCGGCGAATACACCTTCATCTGGGCGATGGCGGGCGACAATGTCGATTACACCGACATGGACTTCGTCCAGCCGGCGGATCTGAAATGA
- the kduD gene encoding 2-dehydro-3-deoxy-D-gluconate 5-dehydrogenase KduD, with amino-acid sequence MSPFSLENRRALVTGANTGIGQAIAVSLAAQGAHVTCAGRRECTETLEMIADAGGQGEALLLDFADPMAAQDSFTDVGYSILVNNAGIIRREDSLDFTEADWDAVMDVNLKALFFTTQAFARAALEQGNTPSAVVNIASLLSFQGGIRVPSYTASKHGVAGLTKILANEWAAKGINVNAIAPGYIATNNTEALRADPERSEAILARIPAGRWGDPSDIGGTAAFLCSPAARYIHGAVLNVDGGWLAR; translated from the coding sequence ATGAGCCCGTTTTCGCTGGAGAACCGCCGCGCCCTCGTCACCGGCGCGAATACCGGCATCGGTCAGGCAATCGCGGTGTCGCTGGCTGCGCAAGGCGCGCATGTGACCTGTGCGGGGCGGCGCGAATGCACCGAGACGCTGGAGATGATCGCGGATGCGGGCGGGCAGGGCGAGGCGCTGCTCCTCGACTTCGCAGACCCAATGGCCGCGCAGGACAGCTTCACGGATGTGGGCTATTCGATCCTCGTGAACAACGCGGGCATCATCCGCCGCGAGGACAGTCTGGATTTCACCGAAGCCGATTGGGACGCGGTGATGGACGTGAACCTCAAGGCGCTGTTCTTCACCACGCAAGCCTTCGCCCGCGCCGCGCTCGAGCAGGGCAATACGCCTTCGGCAGTGGTGAACATCGCCTCGCTGCTATCCTTTCAGGGCGGCATCCGCGTGCCGTCCTACACCGCATCCAAGCATGGTGTGGCGGGGCTGACCAAGATCCTCGCCAACGAATGGGCGGCCAAAGGGATCAACGTAAACGCCATCGCACCCGGCTATATCGCGACCAACAACACCGAGGCTCTGCGCGCCGATCCAGAGCGCAGCGAAGCGATCCTTGCGCGAATTCCGGCCGGGCGCTGGGGCGATCCTTCCGATATCGGCGGCACCGCCGCCTTCCTGTGTTCCCCCGCCGCGCGCTACATCCATGGTGCGGTGCTGAATGTCGATGGAGGCTGGCTTGCCCGCTGA